A single genomic interval of Candidatus Hydrogenedentota bacterium harbors:
- a CDS encoding BatA and WFA domain-containing protein, giving the protein MGLLMPILLGGLALAGLPWIIHRIRRPANNPTPFSSLMFLPESVPPVRHKKQIEHPWLMVLRMIILGLLALAFARPYVLSAVVATSNQEAERLHVLLVDTSLSTTGSGQFEKTMAAARARLAELGNEPVGVVTFQERAQVLAPLDAAAGTAAKALDSMTATFGATNYLAGLKAAEQMLLPNDESTVTKGEAEQERIIHLVSDLQRTGLPDELGRESLARGVSLRLVPLSPLSSSNAAVDAVVLEARAPSTLIARVRLRNYGTVRIEGQIEYRLNDAPAASQPITLQAESGVNVSLSAETDLSQPAQVELRLIAADGLVEDNSGYAVYTPDPVRDIGVVIDPAANRAQPIPFLEAALAESQPVPWRWAPVNPAGLAAVTAPVLVVPGWSAPPADAVTQLAAYVEGGGRLLMVPSNQGFPTALTDGLLKPAGVEVAGPRYDSLDPSRYALLSWIDFSDPAFQAFRSSAYSDFSMLRFQNYFPMRVAGESTVRIAARLQGNDEMAPDPAMIAFDRGAGRVVAWAFPLDPDWTNITRTRRFVPLLHETVALLLPPLPPLRSHPASTAVSAPPVLAATGLYLRAPGGTEAQSFDSFPNLDRGFAPGFLRWQLEATGTTALVEAVNIQTAESDLHGMNPDEFLLRLGAAPTSTVAEAPASGPKEPDITRQEFGYPVLILLAIACLLETVVAAWTGRRATVEQRIS; this is encoded by the coding sequence ATGGGCCTTCTCATGCCCATACTGCTTGGCGGTCTGGCCCTCGCGGGACTACCGTGGATCATCCACCGCATCCGCAGGCCTGCAAACAATCCCACGCCCTTCAGCAGCCTCATGTTTCTGCCGGAGTCCGTGCCCCCGGTCCGCCACAAGAAGCAGATCGAGCATCCCTGGCTCATGGTGCTGCGCATGATCATACTCGGCCTTCTCGCCCTGGCCTTCGCCCGGCCCTATGTGCTGAGCGCCGTGGTGGCCACATCCAACCAGGAGGCCGAGCGATTGCATGTGCTGCTCGTGGACACTTCCCTGAGCACCACGGGCAGTGGCCAGTTCGAAAAGACCATGGCCGCCGCGCGTGCCCGCCTCGCGGAACTGGGCAACGAACCGGTTGGCGTGGTGACCTTTCAAGAGCGCGCCCAGGTGCTAGCACCGCTCGACGCCGCCGCCGGTACCGCTGCGAAAGCCCTTGATTCAATGACGGCCACCTTCGGTGCAACCAATTACCTCGCGGGCCTGAAAGCGGCGGAACAAATGCTGCTTCCCAACGACGAATCCACGGTGACCAAAGGAGAAGCGGAGCAGGAGCGAATCATTCACCTCGTCAGCGATTTGCAGCGGACCGGGCTGCCCGACGAACTGGGTCGCGAAAGCCTGGCCCGGGGCGTGTCGCTGCGACTCGTCCCCCTGTCCCCCCTTTCATCGAGTAATGCCGCTGTGGACGCGGTGGTGCTGGAGGCCCGGGCGCCGTCGACGCTGATCGCGCGGGTGCGCCTGCGCAACTACGGGACCGTGCGCATCGAAGGGCAGATCGAATACCGGCTGAATGACGCTCCGGCTGCAAGCCAGCCCATCACCCTTCAAGCCGAAAGTGGTGTAAACGTGTCTCTCTCCGCCGAGACGGATTTGAGTCAACCGGCTCAGGTCGAACTTCGACTGATCGCGGCGGACGGTCTAGTAGAAGACAATTCCGGGTACGCGGTCTATACACCCGACCCCGTGCGCGACATCGGTGTTGTTATTGATCCGGCGGCGAATCGCGCGCAACCGATCCCCTTTCTCGAAGCGGCCCTCGCCGAATCACAGCCGGTGCCGTGGCGATGGGCGCCCGTGAATCCGGCGGGACTCGCGGCGGTGACGGCGCCCGTTCTCGTAGTGCCCGGATGGTCGGCTCCGCCCGCCGACGCCGTCACGCAGCTTGCAGCTTACGTCGAGGGCGGCGGGCGGCTCCTGATGGTCCCCTCCAACCAGGGCTTTCCAACCGCCCTCACCGACGGGCTCTTGAAACCTGCAGGAGTCGAGGTAGCGGGTCCTCGTTACGACTCGTTGGACCCTTCGCGCTACGCGCTCCTTAGCTGGATCGACTTTTCCGACCCGGCGTTTCAGGCCTTTCGAAGCTCGGCCTACAGCGATTTTTCCATGTTGCGCTTCCAAAATTACTTTCCCATGCGCGTCGCCGGGGAATCGACCGTGCGGATCGCCGCGCGCCTCCAGGGGAACGACGAGATGGCCCCGGATCCCGCCATGATCGCCTTTGATCGGGGCGCGGGCCGTGTCGTGGCTTGGGCCTTCCCCCTGGACCCGGACTGGACGAACATCACCCGGACCCGGCGCTTTGTGCCCCTGCTTCACGAGACCGTGGCGCTGTTGCTTCCACCCCTCCCGCCCTTGCGCAGCCACCCGGCCTCCACGGCCGTAAGTGCGCCGCCCGTACTGGCGGCGACGGGACTGTATCTGCGGGCACCGGGCGGCACCGAGGCCCAGTCGTTTGACAGTTTTCCCAATCTCGACCGCGGATTCGCGCCGGGGTTCCTCCGGTGGCAATTAGAGGCCACAGGCACAACCGCACTGGTGGAGGCCGTCAACATTCAAACGGCGGAGAGCGATCTCCATGGTATGAATCCCGACGAATTCCTGCTGCGCCTTGGCGCCGCGCCGACTTCTACCGTGGCCGAGGCCCCCGCAAGCGGTCCGAAGGAGCCGGATATAACGCGCCAGGAATTTGGTTACCCGGTACTCATTCTTCTCGCAATAGCCTGCCTGTTGGAGACTGTCGTGGCGGCCTGGACCGGCCGCCGCGCCACCGTGGAGCAGCGAATATCATGA
- a CDS encoding AAA family ATPase: MEAPLEATDKPFEQAALEKLRQGKAAMLGELRKVIVGQDAAVNSLMRVLFSGSHGLITGPPGLAKTLLIRTVAQILDLDFKRIQFTPDLMPSDITGTELIEEDRSSGRRELRFVPGPVFTNVLLADEINRTPPKTQAALLEAMEEKQVTVAGQLRPLNKPFFVLATQNPIELEGTYPLPEAQLDRFMCSINISYLSEAEELAVVTQTTAPSEHTLKPVFSGQDMLDFARLVRMVPIAEPIALYAVRLVQASRPLSSEAPDFVKQWVGWGAGTRGSQYLVLAAKARALLEERFHVSGDDIRAVAHEVLRHRILTNFRAEADQVRVDDVIDKLIAHVPKPSGG; encoded by the coding sequence ATGGAAGCACCCCTGGAAGCAACGGACAAGCCGTTTGAACAGGCGGCACTGGAGAAACTGCGCCAGGGCAAGGCGGCGATGCTGGGCGAACTGCGCAAGGTGATCGTGGGTCAGGACGCGGCGGTGAATTCGCTGATGCGCGTGCTCTTCTCAGGCTCCCACGGACTCATCACCGGCCCGCCGGGACTCGCAAAGACCCTGTTGATCCGCACCGTCGCCCAGATCCTCGATCTGGACTTCAAGCGTATCCAGTTCACGCCGGACCTGATGCCCAGCGATATCACGGGCACGGAGTTGATCGAGGAAGACCGCAGCAGTGGCCGTCGCGAATTGCGCTTTGTGCCGGGGCCGGTCTTCACCAATGTGCTGCTTGCGGACGAGATCAATCGCACGCCGCCGAAGACCCAGGCGGCCCTGCTGGAGGCGATGGAAGAGAAGCAGGTGACGGTGGCGGGGCAATTGCGTCCGCTGAACAAGCCCTTTTTCGTTCTGGCGACACAGAACCCCATCGAACTCGAGGGTACCTATCCCCTGCCGGAGGCGCAGCTCGATCGCTTCATGTGCAGCATCAACATCAGCTATCTCTCGGAAGCGGAAGAACTCGCAGTGGTCACCCAGACCACCGCGCCGTCGGAGCATACGTTGAAGCCGGTGTTTTCCGGGCAGGACATGCTCGATTTTGCGCGGCTCGTTCGCATGGTTCCGATCGCGGAGCCCATTGCTTTGTACGCGGTGCGTCTCGTCCAGGCCAGCCGGCCCCTTTCGTCGGAAGCGCCTGATTTCGTCAAACAATGGGTGGGCTGGGGTGCGGGCACGCGCGGCAGCCAGTATCTCGTGCTCGCGGCCAAGGCGCGGGCCCTGCTGGAGGAACGTTTTCACGTTTCCGGCGATGATATCCGCGCCGTGGCCCACGAAGTGCTGCGCCACCGCATCCTGACCAATTTCCGCGCCGAGGCCGATCAGGTGCGGGTGGACGATGTGATCGACAAATTGATCGCCCATGTACCGAAGCCCTCGGGCGGATGA
- a CDS encoding transposase, protein MPQSLAVNLVHLIYSTKNREPLLTAEVRPTLFAYQAGIFRQWDSPAVVIGGVEDHVHALFLLSKNHTLVKVIEEVKKSSSKWIKSEGRAFESFHWQSRYGAFSVSPPHVPQIRAYIEGQAEHHKAETFQVEFRTFLERYKIAYDEKYV, encoded by the coding sequence ATGCCGCAGTCGCTAGCCGTTAATCTGGTCCATTTGATCTACAGCACTAAGAATCGCGAGCCGCTACTGACTGCGGAAGTGCGGCCAACGCTGTTCGCCTATCAGGCCGGCATATTCAGGCAGTGGGATAGCCCTGCGGTTGTTATAGGCGGTGTTGAAGATCACGTGCATGCGCTTTTCTTGCTCTCGAAGAATCACACGCTGGTAAAGGTGATCGAAGAAGTTAAGAAGTCTTCTTCCAAGTGGATAAAGTCTGAAGGCCGGGCGTTCGAGAGCTTTCACTGGCAAAGTCGCTATGGCGCATTTTCGGTGAGCCCACCCCACGTGCCGCAGATTAGGGCATACATCGAGGGACAAGCCGAACACCATAAGGCGGAGACTTTCCAAGTGGAATTCAGGACATTTCTGGAACGATACAAGATCGCGTATGACGAGAAATACGTATGA
- a CDS encoding DUF58 domain-containing protein, with protein MPSVIQRNISPEDLAQVSDLWLLAQTLVAGQQLGLHRSPHSGVSVEFAQYRPYTQGDDPRFVDWRRYGRTDRLHIKEFHEETNMRCTLLLDCSASMGYGTTALTKFRYGQILAASLAWLLTLQHDEVALAAYDESICAHITFQRRSHQVRRLIAALEGLAPGGQTATGDALAWVGDAMSSRGMVVLISDLLQPLPVVETQLRALRARRHDVLVFQIADMAEETFPFSSDVTLRDAEGHEERPADQERVRDQYLANRAAHFDRIREVCLGYEIDYEPLRTDRPLDHALHQFLHRRSHALMTSSKRAMAGGKG; from the coding sequence ATGCCGTCCGTGATCCAGCGCAACATTTCGCCGGAGGATCTGGCGCAGGTAAGCGACCTGTGGCTCCTGGCCCAGACCCTGGTGGCCGGGCAGCAGCTTGGCCTGCATCGCAGTCCCCACTCCGGGGTCTCGGTGGAGTTCGCCCAGTACCGTCCCTACACCCAGGGCGATGATCCGCGCTTCGTGGACTGGCGGCGCTATGGCCGCACGGACCGGCTGCACATCAAGGAATTCCACGAAGAGACGAACATGCGCTGCACGCTTCTGCTGGACTGCAGCGCGTCCATGGGCTACGGCACCACGGCGCTGACCAAGTTTCGCTACGGTCAAATTCTCGCGGCGTCCCTGGCGTGGTTGTTGACACTTCAGCATGACGAAGTGGCGCTCGCGGCCTATGATGAATCCATCTGCGCCCACATCACCTTCCAGCGGCGCAGCCACCAGGTGCGGCGGCTCATCGCCGCGCTGGAGGGCCTCGCGCCGGGCGGTCAGACGGCCACGGGCGACGCCCTCGCCTGGGTGGGTGACGCCATGAGTTCACGGGGGATGGTCGTGCTGATCAGCGATCTCCTCCAACCCCTGCCGGTCGTGGAGACCCAGCTCCGCGCCTTGCGCGCGCGACGCCATGACGTGCTCGTTTTTCAGATTGCCGATATGGCGGAGGAAACCTTTCCCTTCTCGTCCGACGTTACGCTTCGGGATGCGGAGGGCCACGAAGAGCGACCCGCCGACCAGGAGCGGGTGCGCGATCAGTATCTGGCGAATCGCGCCGCCCACTTCGACCGCATTCGCGAGGTCTGCCTGGGTTACGAAATTGATTACGAACCCCTCCGCACGGACCGTCCGCTGGACCATGCACTACACCAGTTCCTGCACCGGCGCTCCCACGCGCTGATGACGTCGAGCAAACGGGCCATGGCTGGAGGAAAAGGCTGA